The Saccharomyces cerevisiae S288C chromosome VII, complete sequence genome includes a region encoding these proteins:
- the PRP43 gene encoding DEAH-box ATP-dependent RNA helicase PRP43 (RNA helicase in the DEAH-box family; functions in both RNA polymerase I and polymerase II transcript metabolism; catalyzes removal of U2, U5, and U6 snRNPs from the postsplicing lariat-intron ribonucleoprotein complex; required for efficient biogenesis of both small- and large-subunit rRNAs; acts with Sqs1p to promote 20S to 18S rRNA processing catalyzed by endonuclease Nob1p) encodes MGSKRRFSSEHPDPVETSIPEQAAEIAEELSKQHPLPSEEPLVHHDAGEFKGLQRHHTSAEEAQKLEDGKINPFTGREFTPKYVDILKIRRELPVHAQRDEFLKLYQNNQIMVFVGETGSGKTTQIPQFVLFDEMPHLENTQVACTQPRRVAAMSVAQRVAEEMDVKLGEEVGYSIRFENKTSNKTILKYMTDGMLLREAMEDHDLSRYSCIILDEAHERTLATDILMGLLKQVVKRRPDLKIIIMSATLDAEKFQRYFNDAPLLAVPGRTYPVELYYTPEFQRDYLDSAIRTVLQIHATEEAGDILLFLTGEDEIEDAVRKISLEGDQLVREEGCGPLSVYPLYGSLPPHQQQRIFEPAPESHNGRPGRKVVISTNIAETSLTIDGIVYVVDPGFSKQKVYNPRIRVESLLVSPISKASAQQRAGRAGRTRPGKCFRLYTEEAFQKELIEQSYPEILRSNLSSTVLELKKLGIDDLVHFDFMDPPAPETMMRALEELNYLACLDDEGNLTPLGRLASQFPLDPMLAVMLIGSFEFQCSQEILTIVAMLSVPNVFIRPTKDKKRADDAKNIFAHPDGDHITLLNVYHAFKSDEAYEYGIHKWCRDHYLNYRSLSAADNIRSQLERLMNRYNLELNTTDYESPKYFDNIRKALASGFFMQVAKKRSGAKGYITVKDNQDVLIHPSTVLGHDAEWVIYNEFVLTSKNYIRTVTSVRPEWLIEIAPAYYDLSNFQKGDVKLSLERIKEKVDRLNELKQGKNKKKSKHSKK; translated from the coding sequence AACTTGAAGatggaaaaataaatcCATTTACCGGTAGGGAGTTTACACCAAAATATGTTGATATCCTGAAAATTAGAAGAGAATTGCCAGTACATGCCCAGAGAGATGAGTTTTTAaaactttatcaaaataaCCAGATTATGGTTTTTGTTGGTGAAACAGGTTCCGGTAAAACGACACAAATTCCTCAATTCGTTTTATTCGATGAGATGCCACACTTAGAGAACACTCAAGTTGCATGTACTCAACCTCGTCGTGTCGCAGCAATGTCTGTTGCACAGAGAGTTGCTGAGGAAATGGATGTCAAGTTGGGCGAAGAAGTTGGTTATTCTATCAGATTCGAAAATAAAACTTCTAATAAAACGATATTGAAGTATATGACTGATGGTATGTTGTTGAGAGAGGCAATGGAAGACCATGACTTGTCGCGTTATTCATGTATCATTCTGGATGAAGCGCACGAACGTACACTAGCTACTGATATTTTGATGGGTCTTTTGAAGCAAGTAGTCAAGAGGAGACCTGATTTGAAGATAATTATTATGTCTGCTACTCTGGATGCAGAGAAGTTCCAACGCTACTTCAACGATGCTCCATTACTTGCCGTTCCGGGCAGAACATATCCAGTTGAGCTATACTATACACCGGAATTTCAAAGGGACTATTTAGATTCTGCCATTCGTACTGTTTTGCAAATTCATGCCACTGAAGAGGCTGGCgatattttgttatttttaactggtgaagatgaaattgaagacgCTGTCAGAAAGATTTCCTTAGAAGGTGATCAATTGGTTAGAGAAGAGGGATGCGGACCTTTATCCGTATACCCACTGTATGGTTCATTACCACCgcatcaacaacaaagaaTATTCGAGCCTGCTCCAGAGTCACATAATGGTAGACCAGGCAGGAAAGTTGTTATCTCCACGAACATCGCTGAAACTTCTTTAACAATTGATGGTATTGTCTACGTCGTTGACCCAGGATTTTCAAAGCAAAAAGTTTACAATCCAAGAATTAGAGTTGAGTCTTTACTTGTTTCCCCTATCTCCAAGGCTTCTGCCCAACAAAGAGCTGGTCGTGCTGGTCGTACAAGGCCTGGTAAATGTTTCAGATTATACACTGAAGAGGCATTCCAAAAGGAACTGATAGAGCAAAGTTACCCAGAAATTTTACGTTCCAATTTATCCTCCACCGTTCTagaactaaaaaaattaggtATTGATGACTTGGTCCATTTCGATTTTATGGATCCACCGGCTCCGGAAACAATGATGAGAGCCCTTGAAGAACTAAATTATTTGGCATGTCTGGACGACGAAGGTAACTTAACACCCCTAGGTAGATTGGCATCCCAGTTTCCCTTGGATCCTATGCTAGCGGTGATGTTAATTGGGTCCTTTGAGTTCCAATGTTCTCAAGAAATACTAACTATAGTGGCCATGCTATCGGTTCCAAACGTGTTTATTCGCCCAACAAAGGACAAGAAGCGAGCAGATGATGCCAAGAATATCTTTGCTCATCCAGACGGTGATCATATCACCTTACTAAATGTATATCATGCGTTCAAATCGGATGAAGCTTATGAATATGGTATCCATAAGTGGTGCCGTGACCACTATCTAAATTACAGGTCCCTTTCCGCTGCTGATAATATCCGCTCCCAATTAGAAAGATTAATGAACCGTTACAACCTAGAATTAAACACTACAGACTATGAAAGCCCTAAATACTTTGACAACATCAGAAAGGCTCTTGCGTCTGGGTTTTTCATGCAAgtagcaaaaaaaagatcgGGAGCTAAAGGATACATCACAGTTAAAGATAACCAAGATGTTCTGATCCATCCTAGTACGGTTCTTGGCCACGACGCAGAATGGGTCATTTACAATGAATTTGTGCTCACATCGAAGAACTACATAAGAACTGTGACCTCGGTCAGGCCCGAATGGCTGATTGAAATAGCGCCTGCATACTACGACTTAAgcaatttccaaaaaggTGATGTCAAATTATCTTTGGAAAGGATCAAGGAAAAAGTTGATAGATTAAACGAGTTGAAACAAggtaaaaacaaaaagaagagtaAGCACTCCAAGAAATAG